The genomic interval GTGGACGGTGCTCCGGGCCCGCCGGCCGGGCGGTCCGGCGGGGCGCCGCACCCCTCAAACGGAGGTTCCGCTTCTGCTCCGGCCGGCCCTCTCGCCGCGCCCGCCCCGCACGGGGTGCCGGGCTCTCCGGGCCGTGCGGCGTCCCGCCCGGGAGCGGAGAACGCACCCGTCACCCGGCTGGGCCGGGAGCCGGCGGCGAAGGGGCCCGTGCGGTGCCGCCACCAGGAGCCGGGCCCGCGCCGGAGCGAGGAGGACCGCCGCGACGCGGCCGGCTTCCAGCGGGCGCGGGGCCTGCGCGGCGGGGCGGCCGACGGCGTCCCGGAGCCGGGGGCCGGGCAGCGGCTCCTCGCCTGAACCGACCGGGGCGCCGGGCGTCCGCCCCCGCCCGAGTCCCTCGATGTGACGCGTCTGGCGCGGAGGCTGGAGGCACGCATGACCACCACGACACCCCACGTCCCCGAGCACGTCCCCGAGTCCGAGGGGCCGGCGGACGCCGTGGCCGGCCGCCCGGTCCGGCTGATCCACACCGAGTCCACCACCGAGATCCCCGTCCACCTGCTGTTCCGCGAGGAGCCCGTGCCCGCACCGCCCCCGGCGGAGGTCGAGCCGCGGCCCGCGGCCGGCGCCCGCCGCCCCGACGCCGGCCGGGACGACCGGGACACCCGGGACCTCAGGGTGCGGGCCCGCGCCGCCGCGCCCGGCGTCGACCCGGCGATCGTGGAGCGGCCCGCCCGGGTGCTGCCGGGCATCGCGGGCGTGATCGCGGGGGTGTGCGGCACGGCGGGCTGCGTGGCCACGGCGTGGTGGGCGGGGGTGCTGCCGCCCCTGGCCGCGGAGGCGCTCGGCCTGTCCGTCCGGGCCGGCGGCCCCGGTCCCGCGCAGTGGGCGGCGTTCGCCGGGGCCGGGGCGCTCGGGCTGTTCGGCTTCGGCGGACTGGCCCGCGGGCGGACCGGGCGGGCCTGGGTGCTCGGGCTGTTCGGCCGCTACCGGGGGACCGTGCGGGGCACCGGACTGCTGTGGGTGAACCCGCTGTTGCTGCGCCGCCGGGTCGACGTGCGGCTGCGGCACTGGCGCGGCGGGCCGCTGCCGGCGGCCGACCGCGGCGGGGTCGCGCTGCGGGTGGCCGTGCAGGTGGTGTGGCGGGTGCGGGACACCGCGCGGGCGACGCTGGGGGTGCAGGACCACGAGGGGTACCTGCGGGCGTGCGTGGAGGCGGCGTTGCTGCGGGTGCCGGTGGCGGCGCCGGGCGCCGGGCGGGGCGCGGTGCAGACGACGCAGGACGCGCTGACCCGGCTGGTCGCGGCGGACGCCGGGCCGGTGGGGGTGGAGGTCCTGGCGGTGCGTCCGCTGCGGGTGGAGTACGCGCCGGAGGTGGCCGCCGCGATGCACCGGCGCCGGATCGCGGCGCTGGACGCCCGGCACCGGGCGAGCGTGATCGGCTCGGTCGTGGACTCGGTGGAGGACACCGTGACCCGGCTGACCATGCGCGGTCTGGTGGACCTGGACGACTGCGAGCGCAAGGTGCTGGTGAAGGACCTGACGGTGGCGTTCTGCGCGGGGCGGGGCGAGACCGGGCCATGAGCGGCGGGGAAAGGCCGGGAAAGGACGGGGGAGGCGGGGAGAACAAGCCCTGTGATTGGTATGGACATGTTCAACCAACGTCCTTACTCTGAGCCTTGGTCTAGACCTGCACTCTGAACACTCCCCCACACTCCAGGAGCGGCAGCATGCGTAAACGGACCAAGTTGTACGCGGCCGCGGTGGGACTGGCCACGACCGGAGCGCTCATGCTCTCCTCCGGCGGGGCCAGCGGCCACGGCTACACCGACCTGCCGGTCAGCAGGCAGAAGCTCTGCCAGAACGGCTCGGTCTCCAATTGCGGCGCCATCCAGTGGGAGCCGCAGAGCGTCGAGGGCCCGAAGGGCTTCCCGGCAG from Streptomyces sp. DH-12 carries:
- a CDS encoding SPFH domain-containing protein, with the translated sequence MTTTTPHVPEHVPESEGPADAVAGRPVRLIHTESTTEIPVHLLFREEPVPAPPPAEVEPRPAAGARRPDAGRDDRDTRDLRVRARAAAPGVDPAIVERPARVLPGIAGVIAGVCGTAGCVATAWWAGVLPPLAAEALGLSVRAGGPGPAQWAAFAGAGALGLFGFGGLARGRTGRAWVLGLFGRYRGTVRGTGLLWVNPLLLRRRVDVRLRHWRGGPLPAADRGGVALRVAVQVVWRVRDTARATLGVQDHEGYLRACVEAALLRVPVAAPGAGRGAVQTTQDALTRLVAADAGPVGVEVLAVRPLRVEYAPEVAAAMHRRRIAALDARHRASVIGSVVDSVEDTVTRLTMRGLVDLDDCERKVLVKDLTVAFCAGRGETGP